In Pseudorasbora parva isolate DD20220531a chromosome 1, ASM2467924v1, whole genome shotgun sequence, the DNA window TTTACCCTCAGCGACTCCTTCGTCAAGAGCATTGCCATGCTTTGCCCTGCTCTGCTAAGTCTTTACATCAACAATCATTCTCTGGTGTGTGGCATCAACGCAGAGACACTAAGGCAAGTGCTGAAGTGTTGCCGGTCACTCAGTGTTCTTGGAGTTTTTCAGGCTAGTCTATCACAAGATGTCTTTAAAGATCTCATGTTGCCAGAAAGACCAGCATTAAAGAAACTAGAGCTCCGTTGCGAACGCTCACTCAAATACACCCTGCCTCTCTGTGACCAAATATGGTTAGAGTTAAAACTGAGACACCCTCGTCTCTGGGTGGAACTTGAGCTGGACCACACCCTGCCCGAATTGCACGTCCCAGGTGTACTGCAGCCCAGCATCCCCGTTCGATATCTTCGGCTGCTTACTTGGACAGTGCTGTTGAATGAGGTTCAGATAGTCGGGGAGTGTTACGCAAGCACTCTGGAGGTTCTGGAGCTGCAGACGACCGCGTCTCCTGAACTAAACTCTGCGCTGATAGCTTTAGCAAAGCAGTGCGTCAAGCTCCAAGAGGTTCACTGTTATTGTGTGGTCTCGCAAGAAGTGATAACAGCGTTCATCACAAACTGTCCAAATCTCTACAGATACACACTCAAAACACACAAAGAGCCTCACCCCTGGACCTGTGAAaaagttaaaggaagtgtatgtaagattgtggccaaagattggtagataggtggagggcggagcttcagaccaacacacaacatcaacatcagttgagggctgcaacaacaacttttaaatgacactatcctggccggactactgttgtcagtgatataaatatatgaaattaacatgatttcttaatgtctagtgacatatcagggccattttatgattaactgaaatacatttcttacatacagttctttTAAGTAATGCCCTCAAGCACTCTTGAGTTTGAACATGATTAGATAATGCAGTTCATGCACTAAGCAATCTACTGGCTTGCGTATGAATTTTATGAGGTTGTTTTGTCATTTAACATCAGTCTGATATCTGATTGCCCCATCAATTACGTTATTAAATGTTGAAGTGGTCGACAGTCCACACTTAAAAATAAGTGTTTTACTTACGGGTTAAAAAAGTCCATCATTCAGGCATTTAAGTGcactttttctttttgaaaGTTTCAGTGAACACACTACTTGCACTATTTATGCTTAAAATGCATTGAATAGTGCACAAGTAAGCAAATTGGGTTGTCTCTTGTACAGTGGGTTCTGAAAGTCAGCGATCACATTGaaaaactaatttaatttatatctGGAAATAAAGTTTTatgatttgaaaacatttaaaacaagttAGTTTCAAAAGTCTAAAAACTAGAAACTCACTCATTCCTCATGtatgacttactttcttctATCCTTTCATTCTAAATCTGTACGCATTTATTTATACTGCAGTACataaaaagatattttgagaaatcAATCAAAATAAAGTCAATGGGCTACAAtgtcaaaatatattaaagctgcgagcagcgatgacgggcccaagccgggggcaccgccaccccggtggcatcagcttaactgtgcacagcaggccaataggcatttaatatgggaaaaaataaataaagggactatatcaaagtcatttgaattcacctcattaactgcagcaactggtgctgctatgaccaggaaccacaacactcacatctatgagatcaattacattttattcattaattttatgtcagatgatgtcaaatgtcaatttcaaaatgagtgcagaatactttccaaatgctgaagttgtattatccttacacttctctttatgtgtttttgacctaccgtagcttgtgattgttcgccaattttatgcagcaaaaagcatgcttgttttatttcaatatgtgtggcattcaatattttttttaaataaaaaataataaaaaataaagccaaatcacagaaaccgcaaaaattattttaatatcagtgtcaggtaagaggaatatgcctgcatacattttatggaagtgtattataaacagccacttttaaatgtttaaatgtaattaaatttaaaataacgatatcaaagtcatctgaatatatttactggtcaaagtcgacctctctaaaacatgcagcatgttttataccgctgagaatgtgcacgacaggcaatatgcatttaaacaggagaatatttgaaaattgctctaatatgccacatgtatcacagcagctggtacccctatgatcacaagccacacctattatgaaatttaaatatagattttttttttttatgtattaggatataatggggcactttcaattatgtgcaaatgtatattttgcagctcaaaatgttgtaagttcagaaggccagtatttaattaaagatatagtatattttttgtttttttttaaacttatttttcacactaaagtgatagttatttgtgatatgaaggttaaaattatgacaatcaagagacaaggtgatacacacaaagagtgagacccctccacacacacacacacacacacacacacacacacacacacacacacacacacacacacacacacacacacacacacacacacacacacacacacacacacacacacacaaacaacccaaacagagtgaaactcagagagggagagtgaggggggaggggaacgacagacagagagacagagtctaattccgaaagaaacaagatttgaaacaaacaaaaaaaaaaaaatctaaacagtgggagaaagttttttttttcttcactgtctggaaacactgttttgcaataaaaatagttttatcttcaaaacggtgttctcaaggacatatccaacctggttcataactaaggctatactccccaCCGCTCTCATTTtcgtccacaaataaaaggcattaatctgcttatttttaggttacacaaacttctttgtttgaaaaggaaactcaaatgtgttttttctattgttacaaattaactggttctataattttattgtaacccagaataatatatttttttaccctttaatgcttgccaaagcacacagcaatgagctaatctttttacaatcaaaatgaagctggcaccatccccctccaaacacacacacacacacacacacacacacacacacacacacacatactgagagagagagagagagagagagagagagagagagagagagagagagagaggcaaagtgagatttagattaaacatatttttcagcAAAACAATAATAGTAAAGTCTAAACGGTGGGGAAAAGTTTCAAGCCACACCTATGATTGCTCACCAATTTTATGCAGCAAAaagcatgcatgtttttatttcaatatgtgtggcattcaatatttttttaaatacaaataaataaataaagctaaatcacagaaaccacaacaatgattttaatatcagtgtcaggtaagagtaatatacatgcacaattttgtaagtccagaaggcctgtatattttttaaagatatgttatattttgtgttgtttttttttaaacttatttttcacactaaagtgatAGCTATTtaatatttgtgatagcctatgatataaaagtgttaaattatgacaatcaagagacaaggtgacacacacacacacacacacacacacacacacacacacaaagtgagagagacccccccaccaccaccacacacgcacacactcacgcacacactcacgcacacactcacgcacacacacacacacaaacaccgaGTGAGcctgagagagtgagggggggagggttaggacagacagaaagagagaggcaTAGTCTGATTCCGATTGAAcaagatttaaaacaaaaaaattaaatgtaaattctcaaaagaactcattctgtctgatttataagcttttgtacccattgggtcctcaatttaggtccctacagtgacacgagtccccatgagtctgtgtgcattcaggttgaagtcccgaccaggctagaaaaacatgaacattgaacaagattttaaacaaaaaataataataaaatctaaatggtcggagaaaattatttgaaaaagaaactcaaatgtgtttttttttatgttagtatTTTAGTTTTAAGAATTAATCTTCAAATACAAAGTGTTAAAGAAAACCaatatattgataaaaaaaaatacaaaaagtacattcattttacatttttattcattctgAGTTTGGTGACTATAGATAAAACTAgccaagtgttttatttttatatatatttctcaaAGACTTATCCAGCcgtgttcataaataaggctatactcccaccttcttTGTATTTTCACAATGAtgaaactaattatataaaactatattgtcAACGCTctacaaattaactggttccatactttttccatttttttattcaaacccagaaatatatatattttttatcctttaatgctggccaaagcacacagcaatgaAAGAGCTAATCTTTTCACCATCAAAATGCAACTGGCCCCCATCccccatcagacacacacacacacacacacacacacacacacacacacacacacacacacacacacacactcacatgtcTGGTgtgctatctttctggggactcaccatagacttaATGGCTTTTATACTGTACCAActatatattctgtcctcctacactgcccctacccctaaaccaacccatcacacaaaactttctgcatttttacattttcaaaagaactcattctgtctgatttataagcttttgtacccattgggacctcagtttaggtccctacagtgacacgagtccccatgagtctgtgtgcattcaggttgaagtccccaccagacCAGAaaaccactcacacacacacacacacacacacacacacacacacacacacacacacacacacacaggcaagtttattttgcttcaaaacttatacaatacagacacactgtagtaagctgaaggtagaaatcagcccccccacctcttcacacacacacacacacacacacacgcacacgcacacacacacacacacacacacacagtagtaagctgcaggtagaaatcagcccccctccctctctctccacacacacacacacacacacacacacacacacacacacacacacacacacacacacacacacacacacactgtagtaagctgaaggtagaaatcagcccccctccctctctctctctccacacacacacacacacacacacacacacacacacacacacacacacacacacacacacacacacacacacacacacacacacacacacagtagtaagctgcaggtagaaatcagcccccctccctctctctccacacacacacacacacacacacacacacacacacacacacacacacacacacacacacacacacacacacacacacacacacacacacacacacacacacacacacacactgtagtaagctgaaggtagaaatcagcccccctccctctctctctctccacacacacacacacacacacacacacacacacacacacacacacacgtctggttcactatctttttggggactcagcatagacgtaatggtttttatgctgtacaaaccatatattctgtcctcctacactgctcctacccctaaacctacccatcacacaactttctgcattttcaccttttcaaaagaactcattctatATGAACTCATTCTATATGAACTATAtagaactcattctgtttgatttataagcttttgtacccattgggaagtccccatgagtctgtgtgcattcaggtttaagtccccaccagcctAGAAAAccattgtcacacacacacagaggcaaggttttttgcttgaaaacttatacaatattgccctctactggtcatttaagtgagagcataagtgttgaaaaaaaacaaaaaaaacaacagtgtgatatatagaataaccagcaggtgggagtatagccttatttatgaaccaggcacgtgcgtccctattttgtgttttttaggcttttgctaagggaacaccgtttgagatatccaataaccgttcgcattttagcatcttctgtatatttacttcatgttgtccgagtttggaggagattgaatgaatcgcttttgaggagaaggtaaaaactcagagctcgctttcgacttcttgttatcttccaaccaaattatctgacttcctgttggtcagagctaatgactgtaaattagaaagttgtccggctcgaaatgtacaatatatataccgagtttggtgaatgtagacaaaactaaccccccgctttggacaaaagatggcgctactgagcccctctaccacgcccgtttctgaatctttgcttgcatcttctggacagcatgtctgatgtgtgtgttgagtttcatgcaatttcaagcatttgaagagtctcaaaaacaccaaaaaagattattagactttgacacgttgccatgacaacagtttttctagaatcaggaatccattcatatgtctatatctgccatgttttgacattatactgatgaagtttgaagtaaatcgggtgaaaataagatggggatttaaagcaattttgaaagtgacacacttcctgctgccagttggtggcgctataactttgtctcacaaaagtcatatccatgtgatcggcctcttacaacgaacacacagctgaagtttcatcaaaatgaattaatgtatgcaaaagttataacacacttcctgtttcctttttctcgccataaattcatctcttcgccacggccaaaccgtttgagaaatcagaaagttgctcgcaatttggcatcctcagtgtcttgacttcaggctgaccgagtttggtgctgatcgggtgaatcgtctaggaggagtatcgcaaatttcagagcatgcgttttccgaacaacccataatagctcacttcctgttgggctgacacataacttagagcacgaaagttgttcggcccgatgagctctatatgtgtaccgagtttcatatatgtacgtggaagtgtgtttgatttatagagcccgttttcagaccccactttagggggcgctgtcgagcccccctgccacgcccgggtcccagcctcagcccggccctgatggccgcgcattctgatgcgtgtgcaaagtttcaagagttttcgagcatgggaagggccccaaaaatgcccaaatagtcgcgtaaaaaaataataataaataataataataacaaataatccttagaagaacaatagggctctgcgccctttcagggcttgggccctaattatTGTgaggaatgacatgagggcgagtaaattatAACATcacaattatattttttgtgtgtaatatCCATTTCATGCAAACAATATCATTAGTTATATTTCAGTGCAGTTTAATTTAAGAATATACATGATTTTAGAATGTCTTTGTATTTGGTCTGCTGTGACAACAGTGCTCGGACCGTGAACAAATCCTGATGGTCATGTTTTATTGTGTAACAAAATGGGCACAATCATTAACACAAATGTCATTattcaaatgtttattattaaacatttattgaCATTGAAGCACAGTTGCTCTTAACAACTTATTACATTTCATTTTGAGCATTAAATTTAACAGAATTTGTGTAGTACTTTTAAATTTTTGTGTATATAGCACATTCAAAAATGAATGTGCCTCTTGAATCCCAAACATATTTGTCTGTGTATATTGAACTCAAATTGATCTGAATGTATGGCCAATGCACTTTGCTTTCACAAAATCACATTCAATCAGTAAGCCAATCAAACATCTCATCATTCATAGTAGTTAAAAGAGAAGTCATAAAAAGCTGTTGTATTCTGGGAAGAAAGGTGGCTGGAGCTGTTATTATTGATATGCTTGATGAACTTGAGGGTGTCTTTGTCTCTGTAGACCAGAGCGAGGGAGTTATCTTCAGGATACACTGTGAGGAGCTAAAGAAAAGAACAGAATAAATAATGTGCACTAGTCCTGCTTGGGTctgcataaattataataaattgtTTAAATGAAAACAAACTGACATTGTCTGACGTTACTTACCTCCTCATCTTCATCATTGGCAATGTAGGATGTAAATCCCCCAAACTCAGACTTCCACCCTGACAAAAACAGACAGATTTCTGACTCATATGCTCTTgcacttttttatttacttcAGTCTGTACGATTCTAATCTCAATCACAACTGAATCATACTGAAGACACTAATCGACTAATAGTCAAGAACACTCATACATGTCAAGATTATGTACCTGCACAGCCCATGTGAAGCTGCAGATCCAATGCATACTCTCTTTTGACGCAGTCATGTAACAACGTGTAGTCCCCATGTGCCCAGCGACGCAGTTCTCCAACACAAGTAGGTGGTCCTGCAAGGATACACATATAAATCACTGTAGATGTCAAAATGGATCTTTGCAGAATTAACACATGCACACGTTAATCACCTTTGTCAGCTGATGAAGCATTGGCATCAGCACTAGAACCCCCTGCTTGTGTATTTCCCTCTCCATCTTTGTTCTCTGTCTCGTTCTTTCCATCTTCATTCTCGCTTTCATCCTCATTGATGCACAGGTAGTGTAGACTGAGGCCGGTCAGGTTGGATAAGAGGATGAAGAACGACTCAGAGGAGAGGAGTTCCCAGCACTCCTGTACACAAGATGGAAAGCTCTGCATATCTGCACAGCCATAACATCTAAACACAGTGACAGTTATGAATACACAATCATATAAACAAATCACATGACACCAGAAAATACAACATGCAGAAACAGGaagaaattaatataatattatcacACAAAAAACAGGATGGTTGAATCTCACCTCTTATTGGGCGGCCCCCTTCTCTCCCAATGGATTTCAGACGACTGCAGTGCACTGCGCACCTGCCTCAGTTTCTCTTCCTGACAGTTAAAAGGCAGAAATTAGGTTATCAGCATTATAAATATGTAATAGTTGCTGATAAAGGCAGATATACATTAATACGAACAGACTTGACTaatagattacatttttttaacatgaaTTGATGCATTAAGTATCTTTAACAAGGAACAAGAGCATTTACTAATCTAGATTCATGTTCATTTTTATATGCTTATTCaaaatgaaatgttaatttATACAACTTGTAATTAAAAGTAGTGTATAAATATTAAAGtgaaatatcaaaatgaaatattgaGGGACAAAATGAAAGACGGGGTCTTGTTTTAATCCATTGGTTGTTGATTGGACAGAGGCAGATCTGAATAGAGATCTATATAGAATAATTGTAAGAAAGAGGCGGGATTTATTTCGGGCTAAATGATGGAGAACTCGGCATATGTCGATCTagacattttaataaaaaaattatgaggcccaaaaaatgttttatgaataAACAGATGCATGGATGAATAACTCACGGTAAGAtcaataacatgcatttagaaaatagATAGGGTGAATTTCCATTTCATGTTGACTCAATATTAATttctaaattaatattaaaatgctAATATTAAAATTGTACTTGAATTGTAAAGTATTACCATTAGCGCACAAGAAAAATAGTGTTTTAgcatattcattttaatttagagCCATCTCTATTGGTATTGTCCATATGGCACAATATACGCATATTCTTTCATGCAGTCTGCAAATGTGGCTCTTACATGTGaacaattataaataaataaaaacacttaattatttaaaacttACTTGCCTACATGCCTCTAGTGGGATGTCACTAAATTTCACATCTACAGGAATTTCTCCTTTCCATCAATTATGCATAGACCTCCACAACGGCACGGACAAAAAGGGCCTTATAAAAGCCTCTTCTGGCACagttttttaacagtatatACAAGGGCACGCAATTTATAACCTTCTACCAGTTCATAGCCAAACAGTGTACTTTTATACATAGTTATTATGTGTAGTAGTATAATTATGATGATGACTAACCTGTAAGAAACTAGGCAAGCAAATCTCTGAATTCTCTTCGAATTCCTGCTGTACCCGAGCCTGATAGCGTGGATCCAGGTACATCTCATTCACCCACTCAAATAGCAAACTCTCCTATAACACATAAACACTGCTTCAGACAGAGGATATACGGGTTGAGTGAGTCTTGGTCATTTGGCCACGTCAAACACTGCACGATAACTTGACTTACATCTCTGGGTATATGAGTGTGACGGGGAACTGGAGGTTCAAGGTAGCGTGAGGGTCTTGGTAGTGAAGGGCCATGAAACCATCCACTCAGAGATAAACGACACTTCTCCTCGGAAAGAACCTCTGCCACCTAAGCTTGCCGttcatttcattaaaacagataTAAATCATTAAAGAATGGACAGTCAATCTTTCTAACCAACCAGttttgttattattaacaaaaactaatgctattaaaaagcacttttgttaattgaaataaaatattagatgaaatgtataaatactttatttttgaaAAACTAAAATAGGT includes these proteins:
- the fbxl8 gene encoding F-box/LRR-repeat protein 8, giving the protein MDLPEEILAHIFSFLPLQDKCNAFTVCKAWSYIMTHPSSWKDTEVRCVSGTSVPDRYSALLPLVRNLKLIINLTDPANRQTALRVLRQALARGDGWLEGLTICCEGNTPLFYAGQDLQQGLVDILTNGSSLTVLDLKGVPFTLSDSFVKSIAMLCPALLSLYINNHSLVCGINAETLRQVLKCCRSLSVLGVFQASLSQDVFKDLMLPERPALKKLELRCERSLKYTLPLCDQIWLELKLRHPRLWVELELDHTLPELHVPGVLQPSIPVRYLRLLTWTVLLNEVQIVGECYASTLEVLELQTTASPELNSALIALAKQCVKLQEVHCYCVVSQEVITAFITNCPNLYRYTLKTHKEPHPWTCEKVKGSVCKIVAKDW
- the ogfod1 gene encoding prolyl 3-hydroxylase OGFOD1, coding for MPPKKRQNDSETGKKNKKEKRGELAVINSDLRDHAVQKGMTEAWQRKESYSNGNIHLNCAPFPHCHITHFLQSESFVESLRAELLQLNFNSKSNDLYKFQQSDDLRERKEHHISQIRSVIFGEFRVWLSEVLQVDLQATVDISCAKYEHTDVLLCHDDELEGRRVAFILYLVPPWEVKDGGALDLFSTDEHCQPVSVVKSLLPCWNSLVFFEVSPVSFHQVAEVLSEEKCRLSLSGWFHGPSLPRPSRYLEPPVPRHTHIPRDESLLFEWVNEMYLDPRYQARVQQEFEENSEICLPSFLQEEKLRQVRSALQSSEIHWERRGPPNKRCYGCADMQSFPSCVQECWELLSSESFFILLSNLTGLSLHYLCINEDESENEDGKNETENKDGEGNTQAGGSSADANASSADKGPPTCVGELRRWAHGDYTLLHDCVKREYALDLQLHMGCAGWKSEFGGFTSYIANDEDEELLTVYPEDNSLALVYRDKDTLKFIKHINNNSSSHLSSQNTTAFYDFSFNYYE